A section of the Alkalihalobacillus sp. LMS39 genome encodes:
- a CDS encoding S8 family serine peptidase, translated as MGQAFKKVSIYLLILLLALSSFGTMASAKNDATVANVFLEFDGNSKETVSVIVELEEESIVEAKHKGKKQTKQKLKAERQKVISKMNQVTTSTEVNQEYDYVFSGFSVEIAQNELNNLVAVPGVKAVYPNATYEVQTVDEGAILDPETYSPAMMDSAPFIGSDEAWAAGYTGKGVTVAIIDTGVDYTHPDLAHAFGDYKGWDFVDNNADPQETPAGDPRGGSTNHGTHVAGTVAANGAIKGVAPDATLLAYRVLGPGGRGTTEHVIGGIERAVQDGADIMNLSLGASVNDPDYATSIALDWAMAEGVVAVTSNGNSGPNNWTVGSPGTSREAISVGATQLPYDLYSASIFTSEGVNYPSAKVMGYSSLDELLALDGQEFEFVDVGLGAASDFAGKDVDGKIALISRGEFAFVDKATNARNAGAVGAIIYNNVAGEQPDVPGMAVPTIKTTLADGQKLLAELEAGNNTVKLNIAFDKAVGETMATFSSRGPVMNTWMIKPDVSAPGVAIVSTVPTHNPSNPHGYASLQGTSMSAPHVAGAAALVLQAHPDWSVEFVKAALMNTAENLYDADGNLYPHNSQGAGSIRVLDAINTKTLVTPGSHSFGVFSKEKGKEVRNQKFTIHNLSNERKRYSIEFTGHEGIKVKTSKNLQVQPGRTQNLNMNVQVDSKLPPGYYEGTFILSDGKQTVEVPTILFVQEPDYPMLGGLSLALDGGNLVGTVNVPGGADVFNLRIRNADTGELLTEPAKATNIPVGVHSFSWDMTIKGQPLTPGRYQINSYAKKGINEFELEGGVLTIQ; from the coding sequence ATGGGGCAAGCATTTAAAAAAGTAAGCATTTACTTGTTAATTTTATTACTGGCGCTTTCGAGCTTTGGCACGATGGCATCGGCGAAAAATGATGCGACAGTTGCAAATGTTTTTTTAGAGTTTGATGGTAATTCAAAAGAAACGGTATCCGTTATTGTTGAATTAGAAGAAGAGTCAATTGTAGAAGCAAAACATAAAGGGAAAAAACAAACAAAACAAAAATTAAAGGCTGAACGCCAAAAAGTAATTTCAAAGATGAATCAAGTAACAACTTCAACGGAAGTAAATCAAGAATATGACTATGTATTTTCAGGTTTTTCGGTTGAGATTGCTCAAAATGAATTAAACAACTTAGTAGCAGTACCTGGGGTTAAAGCTGTGTATCCGAATGCAACATATGAAGTACAAACTGTTGATGAAGGAGCTATTCTTGACCCTGAAACGTATAGTCCTGCGATGATGGATAGTGCACCATTTATCGGTTCGGATGAAGCTTGGGCAGCAGGATATACAGGAAAAGGAGTTACGGTTGCGATTATAGATACAGGTGTTGATTATACACACCCTGATTTAGCTCATGCATTTGGTGATTATAAAGGCTGGGATTTTGTTGACAATAATGCTGATCCACAAGAAACGCCTGCTGGTGACCCTCGTGGTGGTTCAACAAACCATGGAACTCACGTTGCTGGTACAGTAGCAGCAAATGGTGCGATTAAAGGTGTAGCTCCAGATGCAACATTATTAGCGTACCGTGTTCTTGGACCAGGTGGAAGAGGAACGACAGAACATGTTATCGGTGGAATTGAGCGTGCTGTTCAAGATGGCGCGGACATTATGAATCTATCTTTAGGTGCTTCTGTAAATGACCCTGACTATGCAACGAGTATTGCATTAGACTGGGCTATGGCTGAAGGTGTTGTAGCGGTAACTTCTAACGGTAACAGTGGTCCGAATAACTGGACAGTCGGATCTCCTGGAACATCTCGTGAAGCGATTTCTGTTGGGGCAACGCAGCTTCCATATGACTTATACAGTGCATCGATTTTTACTTCTGAAGGTGTAAATTATCCTTCTGCAAAAGTGATGGGGTATTCAAGCTTAGATGAGTTATTAGCATTAGATGGACAAGAGTTTGAATTTGTTGATGTTGGCTTAGGTGCAGCATCTGATTTTGCAGGAAAAGATGTAGATGGAAAAATTGCTTTAATTAGCCGTGGAGAGTTTGCCTTTGTAGATAAAGCAACAAATGCAAGAAATGCTGGTGCTGTTGGTGCGATCATTTATAATAATGTCGCGGGTGAGCAACCAGATGTTCCTGGGATGGCAGTTCCAACGATTAAAACAACATTAGCAGATGGACAAAAATTATTAGCTGAATTAGAAGCAGGAAACAATACAGTGAAGTTAAACATTGCTTTTGATAAAGCTGTTGGTGAAACAATGGCTACTTTCTCTTCGCGTGGCCCGGTTATGAATACATGGATGATTAAACCTGATGTATCTGCACCAGGTGTGGCGATCGTAAGTACTGTTCCAACACATAACCCGTCAAATCCACATGGATACGCATCTTTACAAGGAACAAGTATGTCTGCTCCACACGTAGCTGGAGCTGCAGCCCTTGTTTTACAAGCACATCCGGACTGGAGTGTTGAGTTTGTTAAAGCAGCATTAATGAATACAGCAGAGAACTTATATGATGCAGATGGCAACCTTTATCCTCATAATAGCCAAGGGGCAGGTAGCATTCGTGTATTAGATGCAATTAACACAAAAACACTAGTCACACCAGGTAGCCATTCGTTTGGTGTATTCTCAAAAGAGAAAGGGAAAGAAGTAAGAAATCAGAAGTTTACAATTCACAATTTATCAAACGAACGTAAACGTTATTCAATCGAGTTTACTGGACACGAAGGAATTAAAGTAAAAACGAGTAAAAACCTTCAAGTTCAACCAGGACGCACGCAAAACTTAAATATGAATGTCCAAGTTGATTCAAAGCTTCCTCCTGGATATTATGAAGGAACATTTATTTTAAGTGATGGAAAACAAACAGTAGAAGTACCAACGATTTTATTTGTTCAAGAGCCTGACTATCCAATGCTAGGTGGATTATCTCTAGCCCTTGATGGAGGTAATCTTGTTGGAACTGTAAATGTTCCTGGTGGTGCTGATGTATTCAATCTTCGTATTCGAAATGCAGATACAGGTGAATTGTTAACTGAGCCTGCAAAAGCGACTAATATTCCAGTTGGTGTTCATAGCTTTTCGTGGGATATGACAATTAAAGGTCAACCATTAACGCCAGGCCGTTATCAAATTAATTCATACGCCAAAAAAGGGATTAACGAGTTTGAGCTAGAAGGTGGAGTATTAACAATCCAATAA
- a CDS encoding 5-formyltetrahydrofolate cyclo-ligase: MKTKDMIRESVWTKMVEEKVARFPFPIKGRIPNFKGAEKATAHLIQHELYKQANVIKVNPDSPQLPLRAQILKDNKVLLVPTPRLKAGFIQVRPEWVPTGEEKKAASLKHILSYGKEIPLHEIPPIDLMVMGSVAIHPDGRRLGKGEGFADREYGILKELGNKDIPVVTTINSKQLVTDDIPHQIYDVTIDWYATENGLFQSTGHYVKPKGIEWDEVTEEDKREMPVLEEVWKLLNEK; the protein is encoded by the coding sequence ATGAAGACGAAAGACATGATTCGCGAATCGGTTTGGACGAAAATGGTGGAGGAAAAAGTTGCAAGATTCCCCTTTCCGATAAAAGGTAGAATTCCAAATTTCAAAGGGGCTGAAAAAGCAACGGCTCACCTTATTCAACATGAATTATATAAACAAGCAAATGTCATAAAAGTAAATCCAGATTCTCCGCAGCTTCCCTTACGCGCACAAATTTTAAAAGATAACAAAGTATTGCTAGTCCCAACTCCCCGTTTAAAAGCTGGATTTATCCAAGTAAGACCTGAATGGGTTCCTACTGGGGAAGAAAAAAAAGCGGCTAGTTTAAAACATATTCTTTCCTATGGGAAGGAAATTCCATTACATGAAATCCCTCCTATTGATTTAATGGTTATGGGATCAGTGGCGATCCATCCAGATGGGAGACGTTTAGGGAAAGGGGAAGGCTTTGCTGATCGTGAATATGGGATTTTAAAAGAGCTTGGAAACAAAGATATCCCTGTAGTAACAACCATTAATAGTAAACAGCTTGTTACAGATGATATCCCACACCAAATTTATGATGTAACCATTGATTGGTATGCAACGGAAAATGGACTATTTCAGTCAACAGGTCATTATGTTAAACCAAAAGGAATCGAATGGGATGAAGTAACAGAAGAGGATAAACGTGAAATGCCTGTCCTTGAAGAAGTATGGAAACTTTTAAACGAAAAATAA
- a CDS encoding DUF2663 family protein, whose translation MLKTKKYHQYVSSVGKVLLDTLIERKEEEEKTEKLLKRWAVTTIICLLIGLIYCYLLFTEARFIQLSQLQVVSSNVTIFMLVGLFMFCLLQVKYRKKKFDKAEEEYETLRHEIIERAEELWDTTERWEHRYDVFDELKSTYDVNLFHK comes from the coding sequence ATGTTGAAAACAAAAAAGTATCATCAGTATGTTTCAAGTGTTGGGAAAGTGTTACTAGATACACTTATTGAAAGAAAAGAAGAAGAAGAAAAAACAGAGAAATTATTAAAAAGATGGGCAGTAACGACAATCATTTGCTTACTTATTGGACTAATATATTGTTATTTACTTTTTACAGAAGCTAGATTTATTCAGCTTTCTCAATTGCAAGTTGTTTCTTCAAATGTGACAATATTTATGCTTGTTGGGTTATTTATGTTTTGCCTTCTCCAAGTAAAGTATCGGAAGAAAAAGTTTGATAAAGCAGAAGAGGAGTATGAAACACTTCGTCATGAAATCATCGAGAGAGCTGAAGAACTATGGGATACAACAGAGAGGTGGGAGCACCGTTACGATGTTTTTGATGAGCTAAAATCAACATACGATGTGAATTTGTTTCATAAGTAA
- a CDS encoding type II CAAX endopeptidase family protein, translating into MNRQAKLIQQMTDKDILINLYVTQLFMLSIAFVLGWIFFDSWESFWNLFQWNFREIFIFGGGIAFVVILIDIVLYRFLPSKWLDDGGINERVFRNRHPAHILVLALFIAISEEVLFRGILQTNLGFIPASLLFAVVHVRYISKVVLFTMTVSVSFVLGWAFLHTGNILVPIFAHFLIDFVLGLLIQKGKTKV; encoded by the coding sequence ATGAACAGGCAAGCAAAATTAATACAGCAAATGACAGACAAAGATATTTTAATCAACCTTTATGTCACTCAACTCTTCATGTTAAGCATTGCATTTGTGTTAGGGTGGATATTTTTTGATTCATGGGAGTCATTTTGGAATCTATTTCAATGGAATTTTCGAGAAATTTTCATTTTTGGTGGGGGAATCGCTTTTGTTGTCATTTTGATCGACATTGTCTTATACCGATTTTTACCTTCAAAATGGTTAGATGATGGAGGGATAAATGAACGCGTTTTCCGTAACAGACATCCTGCCCATATTTTAGTTTTAGCTTTATTTATTGCCATTTCGGAAGAAGTGTTGTTTCGAGGAATTTTACAAACCAATCTAGGTTTTATTCCAGCGAGCCTTTTATTTGCAGTCGTTCATGTCCGGTATATTTCTAAAGTCGTTTTGTTTACAATGACGGTGAGCGTGAGTTTTGTGTTAGGGTGGGCTTTTTTGCATACTGGTAATATACTAGTTCCCATTTTTGCTCACTTCCTCATAGATTTTGTCCTTGGATTGTTGATTCAAAAAGGGAAAACAAAAGTGTAA